A region from the Aeromicrobium choanae genome encodes:
- a CDS encoding TetR/AcrR family transcriptional regulator, translating to MLSTMTTDSATGRDRSASTRERLLDAAVEAFATSGFAGTTTRDIASRAGMSPAAVYVHHATKEDLLFEISRRGHRSAVQIIEKASQSSTDPVIQVRHMVAEFSRWHAVNSRVGRIVQYEFDALTPEHRAEIAEYRRAIEALMRDALEAGVEAGTMTVSDAKGTALALLSLSIDLVRWYNPSGATTPDEIAALHGDLALRMVGAAA from the coding sequence ATGCTGTCCACCATGACCACCGACTCGGCGACCGGTCGCGACCGCTCCGCCTCGACGCGCGAGCGCCTGCTGGATGCGGCCGTCGAGGCCTTCGCCACCTCCGGATTCGCCGGCACGACGACCCGCGACATCGCCTCGCGCGCGGGGATGAGTCCCGCGGCCGTCTACGTGCACCACGCGACGAAGGAGGACCTGCTGTTCGAGATCTCCCGGCGCGGGCACCGCTCGGCGGTCCAGATCATCGAGAAGGCGTCCCAGTCCTCCACCGACCCGGTCATTCAGGTCCGGCACATGGTGGCCGAGTTCAGCCGGTGGCACGCCGTGAACAGCCGCGTCGGTCGCATCGTGCAGTACGAGTTCGACGCGCTGACGCCCGAGCACCGGGCCGAGATCGCCGAGTACCGCCGCGCGATCGAGGCGCTCATGCGCGATGCGCTGGAGGCAGGCGTCGAGGCCGGCACCATGACGGTCTCCGACGCCAAGGGCACCGCCCTGGCGCTGCTGTCCCTCAGCATCGACCTCGTGCGCTGGTACAACCCGAGCGGCGCCACGACCCCCGACGAGATCGCCGCGCTCCACGGCGACCTGGCCCTGCGGATGGTCGGCGCGGCCGCCTGA